The proteins below are encoded in one region of Qipengyuania sp. HL-TH1:
- the ppk2 gene encoding polyphosphate kinase 2 — translation MKRKHYETAMAPLREQLVVMARWARTTGQRIVVLFEGRDTAGKGGAIRAVSEKLNPRQCHIVALAKPTEAEQSQWYFQRYVDHLPSAGEIVLFDRSWYNRAGVEKVMGYADDAQVTRFLEQAPAFEKMLVDDGILLFKYWLGTDQAQQEERLRERLEDPLKRWKLSPIDLAARERYDAYTDAREAMLEATHTAHAPWTLVDFNDQKRGRLTLVRDLLDRLPDTHVVPPEIDFPALDREPRAETYAVLKPIADYPIE, via the coding sequence ATGAAACGCAAGCACTATGAGACGGCGATGGCGCCGCTGCGCGAGCAGCTGGTCGTCATGGCGCGGTGGGCGCGCACGACGGGGCAGCGGATCGTGGTCTTGTTCGAAGGGCGCGATACCGCGGGCAAGGGCGGCGCGATCCGCGCGGTGTCCGAGAAGCTCAACCCGCGCCAATGCCATATCGTCGCGCTCGCCAAGCCGACCGAGGCCGAACAGAGCCAGTGGTATTTCCAGCGCTACGTCGATCATCTGCCCAGTGCAGGCGAAATCGTGCTGTTCGACCGCAGCTGGTACAATCGCGCGGGCGTCGAGAAGGTCATGGGCTATGCCGACGACGCGCAGGTGACGCGCTTTCTCGAGCAGGCCCCGGCGTTCGAGAAGATGCTCGTCGACGACGGCATACTGCTGTTCAAATACTGGCTCGGGACCGATCAGGCCCAGCAGGAGGAGCGGCTGCGCGAACGGCTGGAGGACCCGCTCAAACGCTGGAAGCTGTCGCCGATCGATCTTGCCGCGCGCGAGCGTTACGATGCCTATACCGACGCACGCGAAGCCATGCTGGAAGCAACGCATACCGCGCATGCCCCCTGGACCCTGGTTGACTTCAACGACCAGAAACGCGGGAGGCTGACGCTGGTACGCGATCTGCTCGACCGGCTGCCCGATACGCACGTCGTCCCGCCGGAGATCGACTTCCCGGCGCTGGACCGTGAGCCGCGGGCCGAAACCTACGCAGTGCTGAAGCCGATTGCGGATTATCCCATCGAATAG
- a CDS encoding FAS1-like dehydratase domain-containing protein, with protein MAEWGDWIGREQRAADRLDPALAARWYATFDHGAPASAAMPQGIHFCLCTPEAPTARLGPDGHPLREDDPASFLPPIPLPRRMWASSAIQFHAPIAVGATVERVSRVVSITPKSGSRGDMVFVEIDHETSADGIAAVTERQTAVYLEALTGDAPLSPPEPTPAVFDPQGWDGHRELVPDERLLFRYSALTFNTHRIHYDAPYAREVERYRGLVVHGPLTASLLLQLAGAHFGENRLAHFAFRGVSPAIAGEPLHLVLRGDGGEIELGAFAGDGRQVTKASATLS; from the coding sequence ATGGCCGAGTGGGGCGACTGGATTGGACGCGAACAACGCGCGGCAGACCGGCTCGATCCGGCGCTCGCCGCGCGGTGGTACGCGACCTTCGATCACGGCGCCCCCGCCTCTGCCGCCATGCCGCAGGGGATCCATTTCTGCCTCTGCACGCCCGAGGCACCGACCGCACGGCTGGGCCCCGACGGGCATCCGCTGCGCGAGGACGACCCGGCGAGCTTCCTGCCCCCGATCCCGCTACCGCGGCGGATGTGGGCATCGAGCGCGATCCAGTTTCACGCCCCGATCGCCGTAGGCGCGACGGTCGAGCGCGTCAGCCGCGTGGTTTCGATCACGCCGAAATCGGGCAGCCGGGGCGACATGGTCTTCGTCGAGATCGATCATGAAACCAGCGCCGACGGCATCGCTGCCGTTACCGAGCGCCAGACCGCGGTCTATCTCGAAGCGCTGACGGGTGATGCACCCTTGTCCCCGCCCGAACCGACCCCGGCTGTCTTCGATCCGCAGGGGTGGGATGGGCACCGCGAACTCGTGCCCGACGAGCGGCTGCTGTTCCGCTATTCGGCGCTGACCTTCAACACGCACCGTATCCATTACGATGCGCCCTATGCGCGCGAGGTCGAACGCTATCGCGGGCTGGTCGTCCACGGCCCGCTCACCGCGAGCCTGCTGCTGCAGCTGGCCGGCGCGCATTTTGGCGAGAACCGCCTCGCCCACTTCGCTTTTCGCGGGGTCAGCCCGGCGATTGCGGGCGAACCGCTCCACCTCGTGCTGCGCGGCGATGGCGGGGAAATCGAGCTCGGTGCCTTTGCCGGCGATGGACGCCAGGTGACCAAGGCGTCTGCTACTCTCAGCTAA
- a CDS encoding CoA transferase: protein MYQLLDGLSIIEASSFVASPTAGLYCAQLGAEVIRVDHKEGGLDYDRYMLTEQGRSLSWENLNRAKKSVALDLRSGEGRELLVALSANTGNLITNLPEKSFLGHDAIAAQQPEGAPELVSVRIMGWHDGRQAMDFTVNAASGYPLMCGPEDWDMANAPPVNQVLPAWDFITGAYCAFALLAALRQRDATGQGSELRVPLGDVAIGTMANSGAMAEMLYRGGDRERLGNAIWGAFGRDFRSRDGVRFMVAALTAKQWDGLVAAFGIADAIAALEAELGVRFADGDRPRFEHRHRLFALFQERADQMDWDELSASLAAHGTTFERYRTMHEAANDAALVAANPLFGASPANPSGFEYPATRSFANIPSREAGAPAPAPYLGQHTEEVLAERLGLSSGAIGKLVDRDIARLSDKD, encoded by the coding sequence GTGTATCAGCTTCTCGACGGACTGAGCATTATCGAAGCCTCGAGCTTCGTCGCCTCGCCCACCGCCGGCCTCTATTGCGCGCAACTGGGCGCCGAAGTGATCCGCGTCGATCACAAGGAAGGCGGGCTCGATTACGACCGCTACATGCTGACCGAGCAGGGCCGCAGCCTGAGCTGGGAAAACCTCAACCGGGCGAAGAAATCGGTCGCGCTCGACCTGCGCAGCGGCGAGGGGCGCGAACTGCTGGTCGCGCTGTCGGCCAATACGGGCAATCTCATTACCAACCTGCCGGAAAAGAGCTTCCTCGGGCATGATGCCATCGCCGCGCAGCAGCCCGAGGGCGCGCCCGAATTGGTCAGCGTGCGCATCATGGGCTGGCACGACGGGCGCCAGGCGATGGATTTCACCGTCAATGCGGCAAGCGGCTATCCGCTGATGTGCGGGCCCGAGGACTGGGACATGGCCAATGCGCCGCCGGTCAACCAGGTTCTGCCCGCATGGGATTTCATCACCGGCGCCTATTGCGCCTTCGCGCTGCTTGCCGCGCTGCGCCAGCGCGATGCCACGGGCCAGGGCAGCGAATTGCGCGTGCCGCTCGGCGATGTCGCGATCGGGACCATGGCCAATAGCGGCGCCATGGCCGAAATGCTCTATCGCGGCGGCGACCGCGAACGGCTCGGCAATGCCATCTGGGGCGCGTTCGGGCGCGACTTCCGCAGCCGCGACGGGGTGCGCTTCATGGTCGCGGCACTGACCGCAAAGCAATGGGACGGCCTCGTCGCCGCCTTCGGGATCGCGGACGCGATTGCCGCGCTCGAGGCCGAGCTGGGCGTGCGCTTCGCCGATGGCGACCGGCCACGCTTCGAACACCGCCACCGCCTGTTCGCGCTGTTCCAGGAACGCGCGGACCAGATGGACTGGGACGAACTGTCCGCCAGCCTCGCCGCGCATGGCACCACTTTCGAACGCTACCGCACGATGCATGAGGCGGCGAACGACGCCGCACTGGTGGCCGCCAACCCGCTCTTCGGTGCTTCGCCCGCCAATCCCAGCGGCTTCGAATATCCGGCCACGCGCAGCTTTGCGAACATCCCTTCGCGCGAAGCCGGGGCGCCCGCGCCTGCGCCCTATCTGGGCCAGCATACCGAGGAAGTGCTCGCCGAACGGCTCGGCCTGTCCTCGGGCGCGATCGGCAAGCTCGTCGACCGCGATATCGCCCGCCTCTCCGACAAGGATTAA
- a CDS encoding DUF2680 domain-containing protein, translated as MKFTKATIIASAAAMSLGLAACDSAAENEAEENIEEMEDARDNQVDALEEAGEITEDQADAIDDQTDAMEESMEEQADEIDEM; from the coding sequence ATGAAGTTCACCAAAGCCACGATCATCGCTTCCGCCGCCGCCATGAGCCTCGGCCTTGCCGCTTGCGACAGCGCAGCTGAAAACGAAGCTGAAGAAAACATCGAAGAGATGGAAGACGCTCGCGACAACCAGGTTGATGCACTGGAAGAAGCCGGTGAAATCACCGAAGACCAGGCCGACGCGATCGACGACCAGACCGACGCCATGGAAGAATCCATGGAAGAGCAGGCTGACGAAATCGACGAAATGTAA
- the phhA gene encoding phenylalanine 4-monooxygenase: MATLTQTEQDFTRLPDLPAEVFTAPLKKPAHVGDDWLEPKQTDYTAEDDAIWNDLFARQMAVLPGRAATAFMAGLEKLNLDRGGVPEFGTLSEDLDTLTGWSVVPVPMLIPDHVFFWHLANRRFPAGNFIRTRETFDYIQEPDVFHDVFGHVPMLTDPVYADYMQEYGRAGWKAMRYNRLKALGSLYWYTVEFGLLQEADGIKAYGAGILSGPTEVVYATEAESPNRIMLNVDRVMRTDYVISDLQPTYFVIESFEDLYRQTVERDFDKLYRNLGAGFTYANTAVIDVDHVVNRGSLEYTLRGGRESGAKPV; encoded by the coding sequence ATGGCTACACTTACACAGACCGAACAGGACTTTACCCGCCTGCCCGACCTTCCGGCAGAGGTGTTCACCGCGCCGCTGAAGAAACCCGCACATGTGGGCGACGACTGGCTCGAACCAAAACAGACCGACTATACCGCCGAAGACGACGCGATCTGGAACGATCTGTTTGCGCGGCAGATGGCCGTGCTGCCCGGCCGTGCGGCGACCGCGTTCATGGCGGGTCTGGAGAAACTGAACCTCGACCGCGGGGGCGTGCCCGAATTCGGCACATTGTCCGAAGACCTCGATACGCTCACCGGGTGGAGCGTGGTGCCCGTGCCCATGCTGATTCCCGATCACGTGTTCTTCTGGCACCTGGCCAACCGGCGTTTCCCGGCGGGCAATTTCATCCGCACGCGCGAGACCTTCGACTACATCCAGGAACCCGACGTGTTCCACGACGTCTTCGGCCACGTCCCGATGCTGACCGATCCGGTCTATGCCGATTACATGCAGGAATATGGCCGCGCGGGCTGGAAGGCGATGCGCTACAACCGGCTCAAGGCGCTCGGTTCGCTCTACTGGTACACGGTCGAATTCGGACTGCTGCAGGAAGCCGACGGGATCAAGGCCTATGGCGCGGGGATCCTCTCGGGCCCGACCGAGGTGGTCTATGCCACCGAGGCCGAGAGCCCCAACCGGATCATGCTCAATGTCGACCGGGTGATGCGCACCGACTACGTGATCAGCGACCTGCAGCCGACCTATTTCGTGATCGAGAGTTTCGAAGACCTTTATCGCCAGACGGTCGAGCGCGATTTCGACAAGCTGTACCGGAATTTGGGCGCGGGCTTCACCTATGCCAATACCGCGGTGATCGATGTCGACCATGTGGTGAACCGCGGCTCGCTCGAATATACGCTGCGCGGTGGGCGCGAGAGCGGCGCGAAACCGGTCTGA
- a CDS encoding GlsB/YeaQ/YmgE family stress response membrane protein — MGLLILIVVGALLGWLATIILRIEDGRTILANALVGVLGSLVTGMVAGNGAILGTVSGVALLWAVLGSVVTIGLFNLFRQRAYR, encoded by the coding sequence ATGGGCTTACTGATCCTGATCGTAGTGGGCGCCCTGCTGGGGTGGCTGGCGACGATTATCCTGCGCATCGAGGATGGTCGCACCATCCTCGCCAATGCGCTGGTCGGTGTGCTCGGCTCGCTGGTGACCGGGATGGTCGCGGGCAATGGTGCCATCCTGGGCACGGTAAGCGGCGTTGCGCTGCTGTGGGCGGTGCTTGGCTCGGTCGTGACGATCGGCCTGTTCAACCTGTTCCGCCAACGCGCCTACCGCTGA
- a CDS encoding undecaprenyl-diphosphate phosphatase yields the protein MNDYLTAIFLGIVEGLTEFIPVSSTGHLILATELSGADPNEWAMFNVVIQLGAILAVVYQYWGTFWSAGMGVLRLEREGLMFARNILLGFLPSAVIGFALYENFEAMLGNPGIVPWALIVGGVAIIVIERAAKPRDEGRGVAELPLSKVLGVGFAQCLAMVPGVSRSGATIMGALAMGINRKTAAEFSFFLAVPTMVGATTLEVATKYDAMMAGSTRVGWDHIALGFVVSFIVALVVIRAFVAYVSHSGFTPFAWYRIIAGSAALAWLTFA from the coding sequence ATGAACGACTATCTCACCGCCATCTTCCTCGGCATCGTCGAGGGGCTGACCGAATTCATTCCCGTCTCCTCGACCGGGCACTTGATCCTCGCCACCGAGTTGTCGGGTGCGGACCCGAACGAATGGGCGATGTTCAATGTCGTCATCCAGCTCGGCGCGATCCTCGCGGTGGTCTATCAATATTGGGGCACCTTCTGGTCGGCCGGCATGGGTGTGCTGCGGCTCGAACGCGAAGGGTTGATGTTCGCGCGCAACATCCTGCTGGGGTTCCTGCCCAGCGCGGTCATCGGCTTCGCGCTGTACGAGAATTTCGAGGCCATGCTGGGCAATCCGGGGATCGTGCCGTGGGCGCTGATCGTCGGCGGTGTGGCGATCATCGTGATCGAGCGCGCTGCCAAGCCGCGCGACGAGGGCCGCGGGGTCGCCGAACTGCCGCTGAGCAAGGTGCTCGGCGTCGGTTTCGCCCAATGCCTGGCGATGGTGCCGGGGGTCAGCCGTTCGGGCGCCACGATCATGGGCGCGCTCGCCATGGGCATCAACCGCAAGACGGCCGCGGAGTTCTCCTTCTTCCTCGCCGTGCCGACCATGGTCGGTGCGACCACGCTCGAAGTCGCGACCAAATACGATGCGATGATGGCCGGCTCGACGCGGGTCGGGTGGGACCATATCGCGCTTGGCTTCGTGGTCAGCTTCATCGTCGCGCTGGTCGTGATCCGCGCCTTCGTGGCCTATGTCAGCCATAGCGGCTTCACGCCGTTTGCCTGGTACCGGATCATCGCGGGCAGTGCCGCGCTGGCGTGGCTGACATTCGCGTAA
- a CDS encoding acyl-CoA dehydrogenase family protein, protein MNDAVHPGMDAETFDQFLEQLERYVRERLIPAEKDVIANDKIPDEIVAEMKEMGLFGLTVPEEFGGAGLNITQYAQVVKTMAYAAPAYRSIFSINVGMFNSAIKNGGTEAQKAEWWPRIAAGAIACFGLTEPGSGSDSAAMATTAKPDPEGNGWILNGTKRYITNAPHAEVGLIMARTEKDAQPKNAHVSAFIVPMDTPGVSTGSPDKKMGQAGSHISDIMLDDVHVPGDALLGEQTGQGFRFAMMSLDNGRISVGAASTGYARRALDSALKYANERQAFGEPIANFQLIQQMLSESWTEIYAAEAMMADVTARVDRGENTVKHAAAFKVFASEMCGRVVDRVVQIYGGAGYLAEYDAERFFRDARIYRIYEGTTQILQLQIAKHMLRDYAAGL, encoded by the coding sequence ATGAATGATGCCGTCCACCCCGGCATGGATGCCGAGACCTTCGACCAGTTTCTCGAACAGCTCGAACGCTATGTCCGCGAGCGGCTGATCCCGGCGGAGAAGGACGTCATCGCGAACGACAAGATCCCCGACGAGATCGTCGCGGAGATGAAGGAGATGGGCCTGTTCGGCCTGACCGTCCCCGAAGAATTCGGCGGCGCCGGGCTGAACATCACGCAATATGCCCAGGTCGTGAAGACCATGGCCTATGCCGCGCCCGCCTATCGTTCGATCTTCTCGATCAATGTCGGCATGTTCAACTCGGCGATCAAGAACGGCGGGACCGAGGCGCAAAAGGCCGAATGGTGGCCCAGGATCGCCGCGGGCGCGATCGCCTGCTTCGGCCTGACCGAGCCCGGTTCGGGCAGCGACAGCGCCGCCATGGCGACCACCGCCAAGCCCGATCCCGAGGGCAATGGCTGGATCCTCAACGGGACCAAGCGCTACATCACCAACGCACCGCATGCCGAGGTCGGGCTGATCATGGCGCGCACCGAGAAGGACGCGCAGCCCAAGAACGCGCATGTCAGCGCTTTCATCGTGCCGATGGATACGCCGGGCGTATCGACCGGCAGCCCCGACAAGAAAATGGGCCAGGCTGGTAGCCATATCTCCGACATCATGCTCGACGACGTGCATGTCCCCGGCGACGCGCTGCTGGGCGAACAGACCGGACAGGGCTTCCGCTTCGCCATGATGAGCCTCGACAATGGCCGTATCTCGGTGGGCGCGGCGAGCACCGGCTATGCGCGCCGCGCGCTCGATTCGGCGCTCAAATACGCCAATGAGCGGCAGGCCTTTGGCGAGCCGATCGCCAATTTCCAGCTGATCCAGCAGATGCTCAGCGAAAGCTGGACCGAAATCTACGCTGCCGAGGCAATGATGGCCGATGTCACCGCGCGGGTCGATCGCGGCGAGAACACGGTCAAGCACGCCGCCGCCTTCAAGGTCTTCGCCTCCGAAATGTGCGGCCGCGTGGTCGACCGGGTGGTGCAGATCTACGGCGGTGCGGGCTATCTCGCAGAATACGACGCCGAACGCTTCTTCCGCGATGCGCGCATCTACCGCATCTATGAAGGCACCACGCAGATCCTCCAGTTGCAGATCGCCAAGCACATGCTGCGCGATTATGCGGCGGGATTGTAG
- a CDS encoding acetyl-CoA C-acetyltransferase, with protein sequence MTTLRRVAICKPLRTPVGKFLGSLAPLEAGALGAVIIKALVERSGVDPMRVDDVVFSQGYGSGEAPAIGRWSWLAAGYPIEVPGFQLDRRCGSGLQAVATAAMMVQTGVADCVLAGGVESMSNVEHYTTKARHGARLGDMVLWDRLTRGRLMSQPIERFGVITGMIETAENLAKDYDISREAADAFAVRSHQNAARAWAEGRFDEQLVPVEIPQRRGDPVVFARDEGFREDASMDTLGKLRAIDGKRDADAIVTAGNASQQNDAAAACLVVAEDKVEELGLEPILWFHSWSAAGCDPSRMGIGPVPAVERLFAKTNMGWDDIGLIELNEAFAPQALAVLKGWGFTEDDSRRELVNVNGSGISLGHPIGATGIRILADMAHEMQRREVRYGLETMCIGGGQGMAAVFERAA encoded by the coding sequence ATGACGACACTCCGCCGCGTAGCCATCTGCAAGCCCCTGCGTACGCCGGTGGGCAAGTTCCTCGGCAGCCTCGCCCCGCTCGAGGCGGGCGCGCTCGGCGCGGTGATCATCAAGGCGCTGGTCGAACGCAGCGGCGTCGATCCCATGCGCGTCGACGATGTCGTCTTCAGCCAGGGCTATGGCAGCGGCGAGGCGCCCGCGATCGGGCGCTGGAGCTGGCTGGCGGCGGGTTATCCGATCGAAGTGCCCGGCTTCCAGCTCGACCGGCGCTGCGGCTCGGGCCTGCAGGCGGTCGCGACTGCGGCGATGATGGTGCAAACCGGCGTGGCCGATTGCGTGCTCGCGGGCGGGGTCGAGAGCATGTCCAATGTCGAGCATTACACCACCAAGGCGCGCCACGGCGCACGGCTGGGCGACATGGTGCTGTGGGACCGGCTGACGCGCGGCCGGCTGATGAGCCAGCCGATCGAACGCTTCGGGGTGATCACCGGCATGATCGAGACCGCGGAGAATCTCGCCAAGGATTACGACATCAGCCGCGAGGCCGCCGATGCATTCGCGGTGCGCAGCCACCAGAACGCCGCCCGCGCCTGGGCCGAAGGCCGGTTCGACGAACAGCTGGTCCCGGTCGAGATCCCCCAGCGGCGCGGCGACCCGGTGGTCTTCGCGCGTGACGAAGGCTTTCGCGAAGACGCCAGCATGGACACGCTGGGCAAGCTGCGCGCGATCGACGGCAAGCGCGATGCAGATGCGATCGTGACGGCGGGCAATGCCAGCCAGCAGAACGACGCCGCCGCAGCTTGCCTGGTGGTGGCGGAGGACAAGGTGGAGGAATTGGGCCTCGAACCGATCCTGTGGTTCCATTCATGGAGCGCGGCCGGCTGCGATCCCAGCCGGATGGGGATCGGCCCCGTTCCCGCGGTCGAACGGCTGTTCGCCAAGACCAATATGGGCTGGGACGATATCGGGCTGATCGAACTCAACGAGGCCTTCGCCCCGCAGGCGCTCGCCGTGCTCAAGGGCTGGGGCTTCACAGAGGACGACAGCCGCCGCGAGCTGGTCAACGTCAACGGTTCGGGCATTTCGCTGGGCCACCCGATCGGCGCGACGGGGATCCGCATCCTCGCCGACATGGCGCATGAAATGCAGCGGCGCGAGGTCCGCTACGGGCTCGAGACCATGTGCATCGGCGGGGGCCAGGGAATGGCCGCCGTGTTCGAACGCGCCGCCTGA
- the recQ gene encoding DNA helicase RecQ, with product MTGIARAGQSLKETFGFDRFRGRQEEVVARVLAGDSTLAVMPTGAGKSLTYQLPAVMLPGTCVVISPLIALMHDQLRSARANGIRAATLTSADADWRETQDAFRAGELDLLYVAPERASQPGFRDLLGTAPLCLFAIDEAHCVSEWGHDFRPDYRMLRGMLDAFPQVPRLALTATADKQTRADVMTQLGIPDDGLVLAGFDRPNIRYAIRHRDNPVRQLTDLMAAAPGPGIVYAPTRRKVEELAVKLAAATGRAVLPYHAGLDAGTRAANQAAFVTSEDMVIVATVAFGMGIDKPDVRFVAHVGVPKSIEGYYQETGRAGRDGDPSQAVMFWGAGDFATARQRLAEVDEGRRNAERARLDALAGLVETAACRRAVLLRHFGEDPPQSCGNCDNCLEQPSVTDVTELARKLLSAVYRTGQSFGMGHLQKVLTGSEDERVRQRGHDRLSVFGIVEGEEAALLQPLSRALQARGDLVATEHGGLALGGSARAILTGESAVAIVVPPKRQRRRRGDTTPNPVGDPLFEALRALRKELAEEAQVPPYVVFHDSTLREMASARPATLAALGQLPGIGAKKLEAYGERFLRAIDDH from the coding sequence ATGACCGGAATTGCGCGCGCAGGACAATCGCTGAAGGAGACCTTCGGCTTCGATCGCTTCCGCGGGCGGCAGGAAGAGGTGGTCGCGCGCGTACTGGCCGGCGATTCGACGCTGGCGGTGATGCCGACGGGGGCGGGCAAGTCGCTGACCTACCAGCTCCCCGCAGTCATGCTGCCCGGCACCTGCGTGGTGATCAGCCCGCTGATCGCGCTGATGCACGACCAGCTGCGCAGCGCGCGCGCCAACGGTATCCGCGCGGCGACGCTGACCAGCGCCGATGCCGACTGGCGCGAAACGCAGGACGCTTTCCGCGCAGGCGAGCTCGATCTGCTCTATGTCGCGCCCGAACGTGCCAGCCAGCCGGGTTTCCGCGACCTGCTGGGCACGGCACCGCTATGCCTGTTCGCGATCGACGAGGCGCATTGCGTGTCCGAATGGGGGCATGATTTCCGCCCCGACTACCGGATGCTGCGCGGCATGCTCGATGCTTTCCCGCAGGTTCCGCGGCTGGCGCTGACCGCCACCGCCGACAAGCAGACCCGCGCCGATGTGATGACGCAGCTGGGCATTCCCGACGACGGGCTGGTGCTCGCAGGCTTCGACCGGCCCAATATCCGCTATGCCATTCGCCACCGCGACAATCCGGTGCGCCAGCTGACCGATCTGATGGCCGCCGCGCCCGGTCCGGGGATCGTCTACGCCCCGACACGGCGCAAGGTGGAGGAGCTGGCGGTCAAGCTGGCCGCTGCCACCGGGCGCGCAGTCCTGCCCTATCACGCGGGTCTCGATGCGGGGACGCGCGCTGCTAACCAGGCGGCATTCGTGACCAGCGAGGATATGGTCATCGTCGCCACGGTCGCCTTCGGCATGGGGATCGACAAACCCGACGTGCGCTTCGTCGCGCATGTCGGCGTGCCCAAGTCGATCGAGGGCTATTACCAGGAAACGGGGCGCGCGGGGCGCGACGGCGATCCAAGCCAGGCAGTGATGTTCTGGGGCGCGGGCGATTTCGCCACCGCGCGGCAGCGGCTGGCCGAAGTCGACGAGGGGCGCCGCAATGCCGAGCGCGCGCGGCTCGATGCGCTTGCCGGACTGGTCGAGACTGCCGCCTGCCGCCGCGCGGTGCTGCTGCGCCATTTCGGCGAGGACCCGCCCCAGAGCTGCGGCAATTGCGACAATTGCCTCGAACAGCCCAGCGTGACCGATGTCACCGAACTGGCGCGCAAGCTGCTGTCGGCGGTGTACCGCACGGGGCAGAGCTTCGGCATGGGCCATCTGCAAAAGGTACTGACCGGGAGCGAGGACGAGCGCGTGCGCCAGCGCGGGCACGACCGGCTGAGCGTCTTCGGGATCGTCGAGGGCGAGGAAGCGGCTCTGCTCCAGCCACTGTCCCGCGCCCTGCAGGCGCGTGGCGATCTGGTCGCGACCGAACATGGCGGATTGGCGCTGGGCGGCTCGGCGCGCGCGATCTTGACCGGCGAAAGCGCGGTCGCCATCGTCGTCCCGCCCAAGCGCCAGCGGCGCCGCCGCGGCGATACGACTCCCAATCCGGTCGGCGATCCACTGTTCGAGGCGCTTCGCGCGTTGCGCAAGGAACTCGCCGAAGAAGCGCAGGTGCCGCCCTATGTCGTCTTCCACGATTCGACGCTGCGCGAGATGGCCAGTGCGCGGCCCGCCACACTCGCCGCGCTGGGCCAGCTCCCCGGCATCGGGGCGAAGAAACTCGAAGCCTATGGCGAGCGCTTCCTGCGCGCGATCGACGACCATTGA